A stretch of the Papaver somniferum cultivar HN1 chromosome 6, ASM357369v1, whole genome shotgun sequence genome encodes the following:
- the LOC113287512 gene encoding sodium/calcium exchanger NCL1-like, giving the protein MANKYSTLSYIFAIVFLSPYGEVGYSRAIGTITNSEYNIDELRVIQQPIFHSLKETKLAAPVTCEPKYGFLPCTSALWGSLFLVVVYEYVSYLGERYISMGSELMFKVLGPGIFGASAFQILGSLPEAILVMATGLYGTKEVAQDQVKFGIWLLSGSTIMLLTILWGACIACGCYDLSSPPPLTPTSSTDHLLLSAPALASSTKPLSLTGYGVTIDIETNYTAAIMMFSLIPFMVALPQLWGAPLGHYPVLIALIFSVSFLVAFIFYQVFSPWIQNRRLEYVMSKVLGKVALGKLLSEDGVPKTPIIKELFHKIDRDDDGFITPKEIRGLIIGVQFEEVGFKKDDFLDNVMEEFDNYADVHIDEDEFIKGISSWLLKTKQSAYKRDRKRRCQRSPNSTNSQVHDATTEEEQHLLVNEPSLTTHIVTHKDIHVFENVVWTFIKAVSLLVLGIGVLVLSADPLIESIQNFSNAANIDPFLFSFVVLPIAVNYREAMSAIKSARHKKQHSASLTLSEIYTAVFMNNIVGISITLVMVYAQGLAWDFAAEVFVVMTISISMGFIGLRCKTLRLWTSIVAIFLYFFSLFLLYALINVFGWV; this is encoded by the exons ATGGCAAATAAATATTCTACACTTTCTTACATATTCGCAATTGTATTTTTATCACCGTATGGCGAAGTTGGATATAGTCGTGCCATTGGAACGATAACTAATTCTGAGTACAATATTGATGAACTCCGAGTGATACAACAACCAATTTTTCATTCACTCAAGGAAACAAAACTAGCGGCGCCGGTTACATGTGAACCGAAATATGGGTTTTTGCCATGTACAAGTGCACTATGGGGATCATTGTTCTTGGTAGTTGTCTATGAATATGTTTCGTATCTTGGTGAAAGATATATTTCCATGGGCAGTGAACTTATGTTCAAGGTTCTTGGTCCAGGTATATTTGGCGCTAGTGCTTTTCAAATCCTTGGTTCACTCCCCGAAGCCATCTTAGTTATGG CAACTGGATTATATGGAACTAAAGAAGTAGCACAAGATCAAGTGAAGTTTGGAATATGGTTACTATCTGGATCAACAATAATGCTTCTTACAATATTATGGGGTGCTTGCATTGCTTGTGGTTGTTATGATCTGTCATCTCCTCCTCCTTTAACTCCTACATCTTCAACTGATCATCTACTACTTTCAGCACCAGCATTAGCATCTTCGACTAAACCATTATCATTAACTG GATATGGTGTTACTATTGATATCGAAACTAATTATACTGCTGCCATCATGATGTTCTCTTTGATCCCATTTATGGTTGCGCTACCACAGTTATGGGGTGCGCCTTTGGGACATTACCCGGTTCTAATTGCTCTGATTTTTTCCGTCAGTTTTCTAGTTGCATTTATCTTTTATCAG GTTTTTTCACCATGGATCCAAAATAGAAGACTAGAATATGTTATGAGTAAAGTGTTGGGAAAAGTTGCACTTGGAAAGCTCCTCAGCGAAGACGGTGTTCCCAAAACTCCCATTATAAAAGA gttgtttcATAAGATTGATCGGGATGATGACGGATTTATTACTCCTAAAGAGATCAGAGGACTTATTATAGGAGTTCAATTTGAAGAAGTAGGGTTCAAAAAAGATGATTTCTTAGATAATGTGATGGAAGAATTTGATAACTATGCTGATGTTCATATTGATGAAGATGAATTCATTAAAGGTATCTCATCCTGGCTATTGAAAACTAAACAGTCTGCATATAAGCGAGATCGTAAGCGTCGCTGCCAACGTAGCCCCAATTCAACCAATTCTCAG GTCCATGATGCAACTACAGAGGAAGAGCAACATTTGCTGGTGAATGAACCGAGTCTTACGACACATATAGTCACGCATAAGGACATACATGTGTTCGAGAACGTGGTCTGGACATTTATTAAAGCTGTCTCACTGTTAGTACTTGGGATAGGAGTCTTAGTACTGTCTGCAGATCCTCTCATCGAATCTATCCAGAATTTCTCAAATGCAGCAAATATCGACCCGTTTCTCTTTTCGTTTGTTGTATTACCTATTGCAGTGAACTACAGAGAAGCAATGTCAGCCATTAAATCTGCTCGCCATAAGAAACAACACTCTGCATCTCTAACTTTATCCGAG ATTTACACTGCAGTTTTCATGAACAACATCGTCGGCATATCTATCACTCTAGTGATGGTTTATGCTCAAGGCTTAGCATGGGATTTTGCGGCAGAGGTGTTTGTGGTTATGACTATATCTATCTCAATGGGTTTTATTGGTTTACGTTGCAAGACTTTGCGCTTATGGACTAGCATTGTAGCGATTTTCCTctactttttttctcttttcttgctTTATGCTCTTATTAATGTTTTCGGCTGGGTTTAG